The Arachis ipaensis cultivar K30076 chromosome B07, Araip1.1, whole genome shotgun sequence genome includes a window with the following:
- the LOC107607121 gene encoding uncharacterized protein LOC107607121, giving the protein MEIVVEQGYVAKNITAMLYKSLKDKTDVGLRMLHTDKDAMDMARFEMRDNMVELFVVHKDGATARKGCTIEEVEEIDGDEAAAPTAGTIGPSPIVLQKAQSSAQVNVGKKPKVVTEAQNDMLDDDDEERSERSDFSGDDESEDDDYQPGNDDEGDSDEQWSENSSGDSDMEVAFDDSDDDWNGDRGLYDVDITTTKDSQKMKQSVPTESVQGEFSGSVNKKKEQVVDAGQRDEDDGYESEELWDVPVSDDEGDPLLRKYPLYKILKNMKEYKWEVGTIYVDRNAFKECVTSYAVHSGRGIWFSKCDSHRCKAVCKESCK; this is encoded by the coding sequence ATGGAGATAGTGGTCGAACAGGGATATGTGGCAAAGAACATCACTGCAATGTTGTATAAGTCTCTGAAAGATAAAACAGATGTAGGACTGAGGATGCTTCACACAGACAAGGATGCAATGGACATGGCTAGATTTGAAATGAGGGATAATATGGTGGAGCTTTTTGTTGTTCACAAAGATGGTGCTACTGCTAGGAAAGGCTGCACCATTGAGGAAGTTGAAGAGATAGATGGTGATGAGGCTGCTGCACCCACTGCAGGGACTATTGGGCCTAGTCCAATTGTGCTGCAAAAGGCCCAATCATCTGCTCAGGTCAATGTGGGTAAGAAGCCCAAGGTGGTGACAGAAGCCCAAAATGATAtgttggatgatgatgatgaagaaaggtCAGAGAGGTCAGATTTTTCAGGTGATGATGAATCTGAGGATGATGACTACCAGCCAGGGAATGATGATGAGGGAGACAGTGATGAACAATGGAGTGAAAACAGCTCTGGAGATAGTGATATGGAGGTTGCATTTGATGACAGCGATGATGATTGGAATGGTGATAGGGGTTTGTATGATGTTGATATCACAACTACGAAAGATTCTCAAAAGATGAAACAGAGTGTTCCAACTGAGAGCGTACAAGGAGAATTTAGTGGCAGTGTTAACAAGAAAAAAGAGCAAGTGGTGGATGCTGGACAAAGGGATGAAGATGATGGATATGAGAGTGAGGAGTTGTGGGATGTCCCTGTAAGTGATGATGAAGGGGATCCCTTGTTGAGGAAGTACCCGTTGTATAAGATTTTGAAGAATATGAAGGAGTATAAATGGGAGGTTGGGACAATATACGTAGATAGAAATGCTTTTAAGGAATGTGTAACTAGCTATGCTGTGCACAGTGGCAGAGGAATATGGTTCTCAAAGTGTGATAGCCATAGGTGCAAAGCTGTTTGCAAAGAAAGTTGCAAGTAG